Proteins encoded by one window of Planktothrix tepida PCC 9214:
- the hpsP gene encoding hormogonium polysaccharide biosynthesis glycosyltransferase HpsP, giving the protein MKILQIIPSISLVYGGPSQMVRGLSAALAKLGVDVTVLTTNVNGDSGQAPLDVPLDQPVNENGYQVRYFPCSPFRRYKFSLDLLTWLKTHASEYDLAHIHALFSPISSAAATVARSQKLPYILRPLGTLDPADLNKKKQLKKLYAAILERPNIAGASAIHFTSHEEARISERFGVKTNDLIIPLGVTLPQLTQTPQAILSHLKIKPNVPIILFLSRIEPKKGLDILIPALEKVLASGLDFQFILAGSNPQDPEYETKIKQQIQQSSLAPKTIIPGFVTGENKTALLTIADLFVLPSYYENFGIAVAEAMAVGTPVVISKGIYIWEDVEEAEAGWVGNGTIDEISILIATALTNPQECQRRGLNAQNYALNHYRWDAIAQQMIQAYQRIRR; this is encoded by the coding sequence ATGAAGATTTTACAAATTATTCCTTCAATTTCTTTAGTTTATGGTGGCCCTAGTCAAATGGTACGGGGTCTTTCTGCTGCATTAGCTAAACTGGGAGTTGATGTCACCGTTTTAACCACAAATGTAAACGGAGATAGCGGTCAAGCACCCTTAGATGTTCCCTTAGATCAACCCGTCAATGAAAATGGCTATCAAGTTCGCTATTTTCCCTGTTCTCCCTTTCGTCGATATAAATTTTCTTTAGATTTATTAACCTGGTTAAAAACACACGCTTCCGAATATGATTTAGCCCATATTCATGCCTTATTTTCTCCCATCAGTTCAGCAGCAGCGACGGTTGCTCGTTCTCAAAAATTACCGTATATTTTACGACCATTAGGAACCTTAGATCCGGCTGATTTAAACAAGAAAAAACAGTTAAAAAAACTATATGCAGCAATATTAGAACGTCCTAATATTGCGGGAGCGTCTGCTATCCATTTTACCAGTCATGAAGAAGCCAGAATCTCTGAACGCTTTGGAGTCAAAACCAACGATTTAATCATTCCATTAGGAGTAACATTACCCCAATTAACCCAAACGCCTCAAGCCATTTTATCCCATTTAAAAATCAAGCCCAATGTTCCGATTATTTTATTTTTATCTCGAATTGAACCCAAGAAAGGACTGGATATTTTAATTCCCGCTTTAGAAAAAGTTTTAGCAAGCGGATTAGACTTTCAGTTTATTTTAGCAGGTTCTAATCCTCAAGATCCTGAATATGAAACTAAAATTAAACAACAAATTCAACAATCTTCTTTAGCCCCAAAAACGATTATTCCAGGGTTTGTTACAGGAGAAAATAAAACTGCATTATTAACAATAGCCGATTTATTTGTATTACCTTCTTATTATGAAAATTTTGGCATTGCAGTAGCTGAAGCCATGGCAGTTGGAACTCCGGTGGTCATTTCTAAAGGAATTTATATTTGGGAAGATGTAGAAGAAGCCGAAGCAGGTTGGGTAGGAAATGGAACCATTGATGAGATCTCAATTTTAATTGCAACCGCATTAACGAACCCTCAAGAGTGTCAACGCAGGGGTTTAAATGCTCAAAATTATGCTTTAAATCATTATCGTTGGGATGCGATCGCTCAACAAATGATTCAAGCATATCAAAGAATCAGGAGATAG
- a CDS encoding vitamin K epoxide reductase family protein translates to MRGRSTPWIHLWSRRIIAVIAIVGVIENIYLTAIKLMGGTAVCPTSGCNEVLNSPYATVLGLPLTLFGLVAYTTVLLLALAPLSVNPVTQKSRRQKLETQTGFGLFLVTTAMVCFSSYLMYLLFFKIQAICPYCIASALFCVSLFVLNLIGQTWEDVGQLWLSGLGVAMITGIVALGLYNSVNVANLPASADESQGKVGLAITTTSGPAEIALARHLTQIGAKEYGAYWCPHCYDQKQLFGKEAFAIINYVECDANGKNPQTQLCQEVGIKGFPTWEIKGEFYPGIQPLRKLAELSNYQGQQNFKF, encoded by the coding sequence ATGCGCGGACGTTCTACTCCTTGGATTCATCTTTGGTCACGCAGGATTATTGCGGTTATTGCAATTGTGGGTGTGATCGAAAATATTTATTTAACCGCAATTAAGCTGATGGGAGGGACGGCGGTTTGTCCCACTTCCGGTTGTAATGAAGTGCTCAATAGTCCTTATGCAACTGTCTTGGGTTTACCCCTAACCTTGTTTGGACTTGTAGCTTATACAACTGTTCTGCTTCTAGCCCTTGCTCCTCTCAGCGTCAACCCGGTCACTCAAAAATCCCGTCGCCAGAAGTTGGAAACTCAGACCGGGTTTGGGCTATTCCTCGTCACCACCGCAATGGTGTGTTTTAGCAGTTACTTAATGTATCTGCTCTTTTTTAAAATTCAAGCGATTTGTCCCTACTGTATTGCTTCAGCCCTTTTCTGTGTCAGTCTATTTGTTCTAAACCTAATTGGCCAGACCTGGGAGGATGTGGGTCAGCTTTGGTTATCCGGTTTGGGGGTCGCCATGATTACAGGAATTGTAGCCCTAGGTTTATACAATAGTGTTAATGTTGCCAATCTCCCTGCTTCTGCGGATGAGAGTCAAGGAAAAGTCGGGTTAGCCATTACGACGACATCAGGGCCCGCAGAAATTGCCTTAGCTCGTCACTTAACCCAAATCGGCGCGAAGGAGTATGGAGCTTATTGGTGTCCCCACTGTTATGATCAAAAGCAACTATTTGGCAAGGAAGCGTTTGCTATCATTAATTATGTGGAATGTGATGCTAACGGTAAAAATCCTCAAACCCAACTTTGCCAAGAAGTGGGGATTAAAGGGTTCCCAACGTGGGAAATTAAAGGGGAATTTTACCCCGGAATTCAACCGTTAAGAAAATTAGCTGAATTATCAAATTATCAGGGACAACAAAACTTTAAGTTTTGA
- the btpA gene encoding photosystem I biogenesis protein BtpA yields the protein MDLDQIFKTPNPIIGVVHLLPLPTSPRWGGNLKTVIDRAEQEATALASGGVNGIIVENFFDAPFAKDQVDPAVVSAMTLIVQRIMNLVTLPIGINVLRNDAQSSLAIAACAGAQFIRVNVLNGVMATDQGIIEGHAHKLLRYRRELGCDVKILADVLVKHGRPLGSPNLTTAVQETIERALADGVILSGWSTGSPPSLEDLELASAAAMGTPVFIGSGASWENVGTLMQAADGVIVSSSLKRHGRIHQPIDPSRVSQFVETTRRSLEAHASSSPWTKDSPTPVISNQ from the coding sequence GTGGACTTAGATCAAATCTTTAAAACTCCAAATCCTATCATCGGTGTTGTACACCTGTTGCCTTTACCGACCTCTCCCCGTTGGGGAGGGAATCTCAAAACGGTCATTGACCGGGCTGAACAGGAAGCAACGGCTCTCGCTTCAGGCGGGGTCAATGGCATTATCGTTGAAAATTTTTTTGATGCCCCCTTTGCCAAAGATCAAGTTGACCCGGCCGTTGTCAGTGCCATGACCTTAATTGTGCAGCGAATTATGAACTTAGTAACGCTGCCGATTGGGATTAACGTCCTGCGGAATGATGCTCAAAGCTCCTTAGCGATTGCAGCCTGTGCAGGTGCTCAGTTTATCCGCGTGAATGTATTGAACGGGGTCATGGCGACAGATCAAGGCATTATTGAAGGTCACGCCCATAAGCTTTTACGCTATCGGCGAGAATTAGGCTGCGATGTCAAAATCTTAGCGGATGTTTTAGTTAAACATGGTCGCCCTTTAGGATCTCCTAACTTAACTACGGCTGTCCAAGAAACCATTGAACGGGCCTTAGCTGATGGGGTGATTCTTTCGGGTTGGTCTACCGGAAGTCCCCCCAGTTTAGAAGACTTAGAACTCGCTAGTGCTGCTGCGATGGGAACCCCAGTTTTTATTGGCAGTGGTGCAAGTTGGGAAAATGTGGGAACCCTAATGCAAGCAGCCGATGGCGTAATTGTGTCCAGTTCTCTGAAACGCCATGGACGCATTCATCAACCCATTGATCCGAGTCGAGTCAGTCAGTTTGTTGAAACCACTCGGCGCAGTTTAGAGGCTCATGCTTCCTCTTCCCCTTGGACGAAAGACAGCCCAACACCAGTCATCAGTAATCAGTAA
- a CDS encoding MFS transporter — MPTFLLVWLGQIVSLFGSSLTEFALGVWVYQTTGSITQFALISVFIHLPNLLISPLAGAVVDRFSRRGAMILNDIISVIGTLILMGLVFSQRLEVWHIYVAVSVSSICGAFQWPAYMASIPQLVPMNELSRANGMVQVSRAIAKISGPTIAGILVSSIGIGSILIIDSGTFIFGFIILLLVRFPKVEHSISQRQPFNFQQLWKETRSAWNYILIRPGLRKLLSFFAITYFTEGMLAILFWPLVLSFATSKDLGLILSISGCGMLLGSIAVSVWGGPKNRMKAILWLVGLQGLCLCLGGFKPSVILAGIGGFGYLFARPFIVSSNHTIWQSKVPFELQGRIFSLQSVVERSLLILSHISVGPLADRVLEPMMEPDGLLADTIGKIIGVGAGRGIGLLFMLIGILNIMAALIAYRMPRLRRVEKEIPDAIAIIS, encoded by the coding sequence ATGCCAACTTTTTTGCTGGTTTGGTTGGGACAAATTGTTTCTCTATTTGGTTCCAGCTTAACAGAATTTGCCTTGGGGGTTTGGGTTTATCAAACCACAGGTTCCATTACCCAGTTTGCCCTAATTTCCGTTTTTATTCATCTGCCAAACCTGTTAATTTCCCCCCTCGCAGGGGCGGTAGTAGACCGTTTTAGTCGTCGAGGGGCAATGATCCTCAACGATATTATTTCGGTCATCGGAACATTAATTTTGATGGGGTTGGTATTTTCTCAGCGTTTAGAAGTTTGGCATATTTACGTTGCTGTGTCCGTTAGTTCCATTTGCGGTGCGTTCCAATGGCCCGCTTATATGGCTTCAATTCCTCAACTTGTTCCTATGAATGAGTTGAGTCGGGCTAATGGCATGGTTCAAGTTTCTAGGGCGATCGCTAAAATTTCTGGCCCAACAATTGCTGGAATTTTAGTTAGCAGTATTGGCATCGGTTCAATTTTAATCATTGATTCAGGAACCTTTATTTTTGGGTTCATAATACTATTATTAGTTCGTTTTCCCAAAGTAGAGCATTCAATTTCTCAACGACAACCGTTCAACTTTCAACAACTGTGGAAAGAAACCCGTTCTGCCTGGAATTATATTCTAATCCGTCCGGGGTTAAGAAAATTATTAAGCTTTTTTGCAATAACTTACTTTACAGAAGGAATGCTTGCTATTTTATTCTGGCCGTTAGTATTAAGTTTTGCCACGAGTAAAGATTTAGGATTAATTCTATCTATTAGCGGTTGCGGAATGCTCCTCGGAAGCATTGCTGTTAGTGTTTGGGGTGGCCCCAAAAACCGCATGAAAGCAATTTTATGGTTAGTGGGTTTACAGGGTTTATGCCTGTGTTTAGGAGGGTTTAAACCTTCAGTTATTTTGGCAGGAATTGGAGGGTTTGGCTATTTATTTGCTCGTCCTTTTATTGTCAGTAGTAATCATACCATTTGGCAATCTAAAGTTCCCTTTGAATTACAAGGACGCATCTTTTCATTACAAAGTGTTGTTGAGCGATCGCTTTTAATTTTATCTCATATCAGCGTTGGGCCTTTAGCAGATCGCGTTTTAGAACCGATGATGGAACCCGATGGACTGTTAGCCGATACTATTGGCAAAATTATCGGAGTGGGTGCAGGACGAGGAATTGGGTTATTATTTATGTTAATTGGCATTCTCAATATTATGGCAGCCCTCATCGCCTATCGAATGCCTCGGTTACGAAGAGTAGAAAAAGAAATTCCCGATGCGATCGCAATCATCAGTTAA
- a CDS encoding RNA-guided endonuclease InsQ/TnpB family protein, with protein MLTLTYEYKLIPDEQQIELIEHTLNLCRSVWNYALRERKDWLASRKSPVNACSLLTEYIIPADTPYPNYHNQAKALTEAKKTNEILKSVNAQVLQQVLRTLDRAFADMQSQGLGFPRFKNRYRMRSYVYPQMLKDCFKGNLIKLPQLGWVKLRKSREIPEGFEIKQARIVRKASGYFLMLSMQLDVNIPDVPFHGHPLGIDLGLDKFLATSDGEFVKRPRFLNQLHRKLKLLQRRLKNKQKGSNNRHKLNQKIARLHQQISETRKDWHFKLAHHLCDQAQSIFIEEIDFRSWGRGMLSKHCLDAGFGQFVTILKWVGWKRDVFVAEVDKNYTSQICPNCGLHTGKKTLDVREHHCPECGYKTHRDVAAAQVIRNRGIENTVGHIGSENACGDGLTGVVIPSQESVKQEILNVSLRIPRYTV; from the coding sequence ATGCTAACTTTAACTTACGAATACAAGCTAATACCAGATGAGCAGCAAATTGAGCTAATAGAACATACCTTAAACCTTTGCCGTTCTGTTTGGAATTATGCACTGAGAGAACGTAAAGATTGGTTAGCTTCTCGAAAATCACCAGTTAATGCTTGTTCACTCTTAACGGAATATATTATCCCGGCTGATACTCCCTACCCTAATTATCACAATCAGGCTAAAGCATTAACAGAAGCTAAAAAAACTAATGAAATACTTAAATCAGTAAATGCTCAAGTCTTGCAACAGGTTTTAAGAACTTTAGACCGAGCTTTTGCGGATATGCAATCTCAAGGATTAGGTTTTCCCCGCTTCAAAAATAGATACAGGATGCGCTCTTATGTCTATCCTCAAATGCTTAAAGATTGTTTTAAAGGTAATCTAATTAAGTTACCTCAATTGGGATGGGTAAAGTTGAGAAAGTCTAGGGAAATACCCGAAGGCTTTGAAATCAAACAAGCCCGAATTGTCAGGAAAGCATCGGGTTATTTTCTGATGCTTTCAATGCAATTAGATGTTAATATCCCTGATGTTCCGTTTCACGGACATCCATTAGGTATTGACTTAGGCTTAGATAAATTTCTAGCGACTTCTGATGGGGAATTTGTGAAAAGACCCCGATTCTTAAATCAACTACACCGTAAGCTGAAATTGCTACAACGTAGATTAAAAAATAAGCAAAAAGGATCTAATAATCGCCACAAGTTAAATCAAAAGATAGCTAGATTACATCAACAGATTTCTGAGACTCGTAAGGATTGGCATTTTAAATTAGCTCATCACCTTTGTGACCAAGCTCAATCAATCTTTATTGAAGAGATTGATTTTCGGTCATGGGGACGAGGGATGCTGTCTAAACATTGTCTGGATGCTGGTTTTGGACAATTTGTAACGATTCTCAAATGGGTCGGGTGGAAACGAGATGTATTTGTCGCAGAAGTTGACAAAAATTACACTTCTCAAATCTGCCCGAATTGTGGTTTACATACAGGCAAAAAGACTCTTGATGTTAGAGAACACCATTGTCCTGAATGTGGTTACAAAACCCATCGAGATGTAGCAGCAGCACAGGTGATCAGAAATCGTGGGATAGAAAATACGGTAGGGCATATCGGATCAGAAAATGCCTGTGGAGATGGTCTGACGGGGGTAGTAATACCTAGTCAAGAATCTGTGAAGCAGGAAATCTTAAATGTGAGTTTAAGAATCCCCCGTTACACTGTGTAG
- a CDS encoding CHASE2 domain-containing protein: MLKRFKGSRRQVVPALKRWLSHEGRVLATSSSVAGVVLLIRFLGVLQPSEWALFDQYFRWRPLEPVDERIVIIGIDEQDLQKYGFPTSDGILAQLLEKVNAAKPRAIGLDIYRDLPIEPGQAELEKAFKTIPNLIGIELLETDRKDGVRPPEILKDKKEIGFNNLARDADGKVRRGLLYSDTEDGQTHTSFALKLALIYLKYQGIKEESYSPDSNELKLKNTVFNRFKPNDGSYIRANDRGYQFLVNLRGPSGTFPSIPMRDILENRVSPDVIKNRIVIIGSKAASIKDFELTSYSDGVFKASAPIYGVELQAQLISQIISSVLDGRTLIKVWPEPLEWLWIFGWSWVGAALSWKLQSPRRSVGLIILMTIGITGATYLAFLGGWWIPVIPANLALVGSAGVIIAHFAHLQGQLKRSTEFLQSIINTIPDPIFVKNKDHEKLVLNQAYCKFVGYPLNVLMEKSDEELFPKYEAELFRQQDELAFHTTWEQENEEQLTDAHGITHYIATKRSLHRDAAGNLFLVGVIRDITERKLLEDNLKQIAAELKRSNAELRVSAEHDPLTGLPNRTLFNERLSQSLEWAESQNRLVALLFLDLNDFKDVNDNQGHHIGDLLLKTVANRLKGCLRGSDTVSRLGGDEFTVILPGIPSKSDAARVAQKILDTITQETVLEGHHLSITTSIGISFYPTDTQDLETLIKLADTAMYRAKSSGKNLYEFANL, encoded by the coding sequence ATGTTGAAGAGATTTAAGGGTTCTCGTCGTCAAGTTGTCCCGGCTCTAAAACGGTGGTTATCTCATGAAGGTCGAGTCTTAGCCACTTCTTCTAGTGTGGCAGGAGTTGTGCTTCTGATTCGATTTTTAGGCGTATTACAACCCTCAGAATGGGCTCTGTTTGATCAATATTTTCGTTGGCGTCCCCTAGAACCTGTTGATGAGCGAATTGTCATTATTGGCATTGATGAACAAGATTTACAAAAATATGGATTTCCCACTTCTGATGGGATTCTTGCTCAACTTTTAGAAAAAGTTAATGCAGCTAAACCCAGAGCTATTGGTTTAGATATTTATCGAGATTTACCCATCGAACCCGGACAAGCAGAATTAGAAAAAGCTTTTAAAACAATTCCTAATTTAATTGGAATTGAATTATTAGAAACTGACCGAAAAGATGGAGTTCGCCCTCCTGAAATTTTAAAAGATAAAAAAGAAATTGGTTTTAATAATTTAGCACGAGATGCTGATGGGAAAGTCCGAAGAGGTTTATTATATAGTGATACTGAAGATGGACAAACTCACACCAGTTTTGCGTTGAAGTTGGCTTTAATTTATCTCAAATATCAAGGCATTAAAGAAGAGTCTTATTCTCCAGACTCTAATGAGTTAAAACTAAAAAATACGGTATTTAATCGGTTTAAACCTAACGATGGCTCTTACATCAGAGCTAATGATAGAGGTTATCAATTTTTAGTCAACCTCCGAGGGCCATCGGGAACTTTTCCCAGTATTCCCATGCGAGATATTTTAGAAAATCGTGTCTCTCCTGATGTGATTAAAAATCGGATTGTAATTATTGGTTCTAAGGCGGCTAGTATTAAAGATTTTGAATTAACGTCCTATAGTGATGGGGTTTTTAAAGCCTCCGCACCCATTTATGGGGTAGAATTGCAAGCTCAATTAATTAGTCAAATTATCAGTTCTGTTTTAGACGGTCGAACGTTAATTAAAGTTTGGCCGGAACCGTTAGAATGGCTGTGGATTTTCGGGTGGTCTTGGGTGGGTGCAGCCTTAAGTTGGAAATTGCAATCCCCTCGTCGTTCTGTGGGTTTAATTATTTTAATGACTATCGGGATAACGGGAGCTACTTACCTGGCTTTTCTAGGGGGTTGGTGGATTCCTGTGATTCCTGCTAATCTAGCTTTAGTGGGGTCTGCGGGGGTGATTATTGCCCATTTTGCTCATTTACAAGGACAGTTAAAACGCTCTACGGAATTTTTACAAAGTATTATTAATACGATTCCTGACCCCATTTTTGTTAAGAATAAAGATCATGAAAAGCTGGTCTTGAATCAAGCTTATTGTAAATTTGTGGGTTATCCTTTAAATGTATTAATGGAGAAAAGTGATGAAGAACTTTTTCCCAAATATGAAGCAGAACTCTTCCGCCAACAAGATGAACTGGCATTTCATACCACTTGGGAACAGGAAAATGAAGAACAATTAACCGATGCTCACGGTATTACTCATTATATTGCGACGAAGCGATCGCTACACCGAGATGCGGCAGGAAATTTATTTTTAGTGGGGGTGATTCGGGATATTACAGAACGCAAATTGTTAGAAGATAATTTAAAACAAATTGCCGCCGAACTAAAGCGCTCAAATGCTGAACTGCGAGTTTCCGCCGAACATGACCCTTTAACGGGACTTCCCAACCGTACCTTATTTAATGAACGCTTAAGCCAATCCTTAGAATGGGCCGAAAGTCAAAATCGTTTGGTAGCACTGTTATTTTTGGACTTAAACGACTTTAAGGATGTCAACGATAATCAGGGACATCATATTGGAGACTTACTGCTCAAAACCGTTGCGAACCGACTCAAAGGGTGTTTACGGGGAAGTGATACCGTCTCCCGTTTAGGAGGAGATGAGTTTACTGTTATTCTTCCTGGAATTCCCAGTAAGTCTGATGCGGCGAGAGTCGCCCAAAAAATCCTTGATACGATTACTCAAGAAACTGTCTTAGAAGGACATCATCTCTCCATTACCACCAGTATAGGGATTAGTTTTTATCCAACGGATACTCAAGATCTCGAAACCCTGATTAAGTTAGCAGATACTGCCATGTATCGAGCCAAGAGCAGTGGAAAAAATTTGTATGAGTTTGCGAATCTCTAA
- a CDS encoding Gfo/Idh/MocA family protein yields the protein MPVGYSTAITGRHHPDPIRVGVIGVGNMGQHHTRVLSMLKDVELVGVADVNVERGLDTASKYRVRFFEDYRDLLALVDAVCIAVPTRLHYPVGMACLQAGVHVLIEKPIAASISEAELLVNAAADYQRILQVGHIERFNPAFQEFSKVLKTEEVLALEARRMSPYSNRANDVSVVLDLMIHDIDLMLDLVNASVVKLTASGSRASDSGYLDYVTATLGFSNGVVATLISSKVTHRKLRSIVAHCKNSLTEADFLNNEILIHRQTTANYITDYGQVLYRQDGLIEKVYTSNIEPLHAELEHFVSCVRGGNQPSVGGEQALKALRLASLIEQMALDGKAWNLAETESVISHQLSVIS from the coding sequence ATGCCCGTCGGATATTCGACTGCTATAACTGGGAGACATCATCCTGACCCTATCCGAGTTGGTGTGATTGGGGTCGGTAATATGGGCCAGCATCATACCCGTGTCTTGAGTATGCTCAAAGACGTGGAACTTGTTGGAGTTGCTGATGTTAATGTTGAACGAGGACTTGATACTGCAAGCAAGTACCGCGTTCGATTTTTTGAAGATTATCGAGATCTTTTGGCTTTGGTAGATGCCGTGTGTATTGCGGTTCCAACTCGCTTACACTATCCTGTGGGGATGGCTTGCTTACAAGCAGGGGTTCATGTTTTGATTGAAAAACCCATTGCTGCGAGTATTAGCGAAGCGGAATTATTAGTGAATGCGGCGGCGGATTATCAACGGATTTTACAAGTCGGTCATATTGAACGGTTTAATCCGGCTTTTCAAGAATTCAGTAAAGTCTTAAAAACGGAAGAAGTTTTAGCCTTAGAAGCGCGTCGCATGAGTCCCTATTCTAACCGAGCCAATGATGTTTCGGTGGTTTTAGACTTAATGATTCATGATATTGATTTAATGTTGGATTTGGTGAACGCTTCCGTTGTTAAATTAACAGCTAGTGGCAGCCGCGCTTCCGACTCTGGCTATTTAGATTATGTCACAGCTACCCTGGGTTTTTCAAATGGCGTTGTCGCTACTTTAATTAGTAGTAAAGTCACCCACCGCAAATTACGTTCTATTGTTGCCCATTGCAAAAATTCTTTAACAGAAGCTGATTTTCTCAATAATGAAATTTTAATTCATCGGCAAACAACTGCGAATTATATCACGGATTATGGTCAAGTTCTTTATCGTCAAGATGGATTAATTGAAAAAGTTTATACCAGTAATATTGAACCCCTACACGCAGAATTAGAACATTTTGTGAGTTGTGTTCGGGGTGGAAATCAACCTTCCGTTGGCGGAGAGCAAGCTTTAAAAGCGTTACGTTTAGCCAGTTTAATTGAACAAATGGCTTTAGATGGTAAAGCTTGGAATTTAGCAGAAACCGAATCAGTTATCAGTCATCAGTTATCAGTCATCAGTTAA
- a CDS encoding SGNH/GDSL hydrolase family protein, which yields MKIALVLLSVLFGILILVEISLRIGFGFGSPVLYLADTEIGYLLAPNQQTRRYGNRIEINQYSMRSAAITPIPSPETRRVLLLGDSLVNGGWWTDQSQTLSALIRQQLQARMGNRDNWEVLNIAANSWGPPNQLAYLQRFGTFGSEVIVLLLNSDDLFTQPPNSGVVGRDRNYPHTKPPLALVEVFNRYLKRSEPIPPAKQPQPSDPVAYNLEKIQKIQAIATQNHANFILAMTPLLREVGEPGSRDYEIKARQRFKQLIQDKNWIYMDFLPLFKETAQPQSLYRDHIHLSPSGNQFVSEIISYQLTVNSSQ from the coding sequence GTGAAAATTGCCCTAGTTCTGTTGAGCGTTCTGTTTGGGATTTTAATTTTAGTTGAGATCAGTCTACGGATTGGTTTTGGGTTCGGTTCTCCGGTGCTTTACTTAGCGGATACGGAAATTGGTTATTTATTGGCCCCGAATCAACAAACCCGTCGTTATGGCAACCGCATTGAAATTAATCAGTATTCGATGCGAAGTGCCGCGATTACTCCCATCCCTTCCCCGGAAACCCGGCGAGTTCTACTCTTGGGGGACTCCTTAGTGAATGGGGGATGGTGGACAGACCAATCTCAAACCCTGTCGGCGTTGATTCGCCAACAACTGCAAGCCCGGATGGGAAACCGGGACAATTGGGAAGTTTTGAATATCGCTGCCAATTCCTGGGGGCCACCGAATCAACTCGCCTATTTACAACGGTTTGGAACCTTTGGGTCAGAGGTGATTGTTTTGTTGCTCAATAGCGATGATTTATTTACTCAGCCCCCAAATTCTGGGGTTGTAGGACGTGATCGCAACTATCCCCATACAAAACCGCCTTTAGCGTTAGTGGAAGTGTTTAACCGCTATTTAAAACGGTCTGAACCTATTCCTCCAGCTAAACAACCTCAACCCTCTGATCCTGTCGCCTATAATTTAGAGAAAATCCAAAAAATTCAGGCGATCGCGACTCAAAATCACGCTAATTTTATATTAGCTATGACACCGTTATTACGAGAAGTTGGAGAACCAGGGTCACGGGATTATGAAATTAAAGCTCGTCAACGATTTAAACAGTTAATCCAAGATAAAAATTGGATTTATATGGATTTTTTACCGTTATTTAAAGAAACTGCACAACCCCAAAGTTTGTATCGAGATCATATCCACCTCAGTCCTTCAGGCAATCAATTCGTTAGTGAAATTATCAGTTATCAGTTAACAGTTAACAGTTCTCAGTGA